GAGGTTGCCGCCTTGAGCGGGTAATTTCCGCAGAGTATGTCCGATTTTAAACCGGGCGACACCATATTGGGCATAGTGCTACTGCGCTTTATTGCGCAGGCATTGTGTGGCGACGTTTGCCTTTCCCCGGATAAGTTTGCCCCGACAGACTGTCCGGTTTTTTAAATGTCCGGTGAAGAAACACCCGGATGTGTGTTAGGTTTTTAAACGGAGCCTGCCCCGCCTGAGCAAATTCCGAGGAGGCGATCCAAGATGGCAGTAAAAGAAAAGATCAGAATCAGGCTTAAGAGCTACGATCATCAGCTTGTTGATCAGTCGGCAGAAAAGATTGTCGAGACAGCCAAGCGCACTGGCGCGAGGGTTTCGGGACCCATACCGCTTCCGACCAAAAAAGAGGTCGTTACAATTCTCCGCGCTGTTCACAAGTACAAAGACAGCCGTGAGCAGTTTGAGATGCGCACACATAAGAGGCTTATCGATAT
This DNA window, taken from [Clostridium] cellulosi, encodes the following:
- a CDS encoding hypothetical protein (High confidence in function and specificity), which codes for MAVKEKIRIRLKSYDHQLVDQSAEKIVETAKRTGARVSGPIPLPTKKEVVTILRAVHKYKDSREQFEMRTHKRLIDILRPSNKTVEALMGLELPAGVEIEIKL